One genomic region from Equus asinus isolate D_3611 breed Donkey chromosome 10, EquAss-T2T_v2, whole genome shotgun sequence encodes:
- the HSPA5 gene encoding endoplasmic reticulum chaperone BiP, translating into MKLSLVAAVLLLLGAARAEEEDKKEDVGTVVGIDLGTTYSCVGVFKNGRVEIIANDQGNRITPSYVAFTPEGERLIGDAAKNQLTSNPENTVFDAKRLIGRTWNDPSVQQDIKFLPFKVVEKKTKPYIQVDIGGGQTKTFAPEEISAMVLTKMKETAEAYLGKKVTHAVVTVPAYFNDAQRQATKDAGTIAGLNVMRIINEPTAAAIAYGLDKREGEKNILVFDLGGGTFDVSLLTIDNGVFEVVATNGDTHLGGEDFDQRVMEHFIKLYKKKTGKDVRKDNRAVQKLRREVEKAKRALSSQHQARIEIESFYEGEDFSETLTRAKFEELNMDLFRSTMKPVQKVLEDSDLKKSDIDEIVLVGGSTRIPKIQQLVKEFFNGKEPSRGINPDEAVAYGAAVQAGVLSGDQDTGDLVLLDVCPLTLGIETVGGVMTKLIPRNTVVPTKKSQIFSTASDNQPTVTIKVYEGERPLTKDNHLLGTFDLTGIPPAPRGVPQIEVTFEIDVNGILRVTAEDKGTGNKNKITITNDQNRLTPEEIERMVNDAEKFAEEDKKLKERIDTRNELESYAYSLKNQIGDKEKLGGKLSSEDKETMEKAVEEKIEWLESHQDADIEDFKAKKKELEEIVQPIISKLYGSAGPPPTGDEEAADKDEL; encoded by the exons ATGAAGCTCTCCCTGGTGGCTGCGGTGCTGCTGCTGctcggcgcggcgcgggccgagGAGGAGGACAAGAAGGAGGACGTGGGCACGGTGGTCGGCATCGACCTGGGGACCACCTACTCCTG CGTCGGCGTGTTCAAGAACGGCCGCGTGGAGATCATTGCCAACGATCAGGGCAACCGCATCACGCCGTCTTATGTGGCCTTCACTCCTGAAGGGGAGCGTCTGATCGGCGATGCAGCCAAGAACCAGCTCACCTCCAACCCTGAGAACACGGTCTTTGACGCCAAGCGGCTCATCGGCCGCACATGGAACGACCCGTCTGTGCAGCAGGACATCAAGTTCTTGCCTTTCAAG GtggttgaaaagaaaacaaaaccatacATTCAAGTTGATATTGGAGGTGGGCAAACAAAGACATTTGCTCCTGAAGAAATTTCTGCCATGGTTCTCACTAAAATGAAGGAAACTGCTGAGGCTTATTTGGGAAAGAAG GTTACCCATGCAGTTGTTACTGTACCAGCCTATTTCAATGATGCCCAACGCCAGGCAACCAAAGATGCTGGAACTATTGCTGGATTGAATGTTATGAGGATCATCAATGAGCC TACAGCAGCTGCTATTGCTTATGGCCTGGAtaagagggaaggggagaagaacATCCTGGTGTTTGACCTGGGTGGTGGAACCTTCGATGTGTCTCTTCTCACCATTGATAATGGTGTCTTCGAAGTTGTGGCCACTAATGGAGATACTCATCTGGGGGGAGAAGACTTCGACCAGCGTGTCATGGAACACTTCATCAAGCTCtacaaaaagaagactggcaaagatgttcgGAAAGACAACAGAGCTGTGCAGAAACTCCGGCGTGAGGTAGAAAAGGCCAAACGGGCCCTGTCTTCTCAACATCAAgcaagaattgaaattgaatCTTTCTATGAAGGAGAAGACTTCTCTGAGACCCTGACTCGGGCCAAATTTGAAGAGCTAAACATG GACCTGTTCCGTTCTACCATGAAACCTGTCCAGAAGGTGCTGGAAGATTCTGACTTGAAGAAGTCTGATATTGATGAAATTGTTCTTGTTGGTGGCTCCACCCGAATCCCAAAGATTCAGCAACTAGTGAAAGAGTTCTTCAATGGCAAGGAGCCATCCCGTGGCATAAACCCAGATGAGGCTGTAGCGTATGGTGCTGCTGTCCAGGCTGGTGTCCTCTCTGGTGATCAAGACACAG GTGATCTGGTTCTACTTGATGTATGTCCCCTGACACTTGGTATTGAAACCGTGGGAGGTGTCATGACCAAACTGATTCCAAGGAACACTGTGGTGCCCACCAAGAAGTCTCAGATCTTTTCTACAGCTTCTGATAATCAACCAACTGTTACAATCAAGGTCTATGAAG GTGAACGACCCTTGACGAAAGACAATCACCTTTTGGGAACTTTTGATCTGACTGGAATTCCTCCTGCTCCCCGTGGGGTCCCACAGATTGAAGTCACCTTTGAGATAGATGTGAATGGCATTCTTCGAGTGACAGCTGAAGACAAAGGTACAGGCAACAAAAATAAGATCACAATTACCAATGACCAAAATCGCCTGACACCTGAAGAAATTGAAAGGATGGTTAATGATGCTGAGAAGTTTGCCGAGGAGGACAAGAAGCTCAAAGAGCGCATTGACACTAGAAACGAACTAGAAAGCTATGCCTACTCTCTAAAGAATCAGATTGGAGATAAAGAAAAGCTAGGAGGGAAACTTTCCTCTGAAGATAAGGAGACCATGGAAAAAGCCGTAGAGGAAAAGATTGAATGGCTGGAAAGTCACCAGGATGCTGACATTGAAGATTTCAAAGCTAAAAAGAAGGAACTAGAAGAAATTGTTCAGCCAATTATCAGCAAACTCTATGGAAGTGCAGGCCCTCCTCCAACTGGTGATGAGGAAGCAGCAGACAAAGATGAGTTGTAG